A genomic stretch from bacterium includes:
- a CDS encoding TIGR01458 family HAD-type hydrolase, with protein MSNDTNAIRGLMLDLDGTVWEDDRVFPGVPEALATLRANGMPIRFTTNTTRKPRSELAAKLTGFGIATQLEEIHTAPLAAVSWLRRRGLSRVRLLTAEETFEDFAGFEIVTEKPEAVVIGDLADQWTFEILNDAFRTVLSGAELVALQKNRYWRNEGELELDAGPFIVALEYATGRKATVVGKPNVEFFETAGESLLLSGEQIAVVGDDLSTDIAGAHSAGLAAIAVRTGKFRTEDEEAAGGAATAVLDSLADLPAWLGL; from the coding sequence ATGTCCAATGATACCAACGCGATCCGCGGCCTTATGTTGGACCTCGACGGGACGGTCTGGGAAGACGACCGGGTCTTCCCCGGCGTTCCCGAAGCGCTCGCGACCCTGCGTGCCAACGGAATGCCGATTCGGTTCACCACCAACACTACGCGCAAACCCCGCTCAGAGCTGGCAGCCAAGCTGACGGGCTTCGGTATCGCGACGCAGCTCGAAGAGATCCACACCGCGCCGTTGGCGGCAGTGTCCTGGCTGCGCCGGCGCGGGCTCTCGAGAGTCAGGCTATTGACGGCCGAAGAGACGTTCGAGGACTTCGCCGGTTTCGAGATAGTGACCGAGAAGCCGGAGGCGGTCGTCATCGGAGACCTGGCCGATCAATGGACCTTTGAGATCCTCAACGACGCCTTTCGCACCGTCTTGAGCGGAGCCGAGCTCGTCGCTCTGCAAAAGAACCGCTACTGGCGAAACGAGGGCGAGCTTGAGCTCGACGCCGGTCCCTTCATCGTCGCCCTCGAATACGCCACCGGCAGGAAGGCGACGGTGGTCGGCAAGCCCAACGTGGAGTTCTTCGAAACCGCTGGCGAGTCACTGCTACTTTCCGGCGAGCAAATAGCCGTCGTTGGCGACGATCTCTCGACTGATATCGCCGGCGCGCACAGTGCGGGTCTCGCAGCGATCGCAGTGCGAACGGGCAAGTTCAGGACAGAGGACGAGGAAGCGGCGGGGGGGGCAGCCACCGCCGTCCTCGATTCCCTCGCCGACCTGCCGGCCTGGCTCGGTCTCTAG